CCCAGATCTCCCACCACACACCTTTACAGAATGCAGCACGCTCCTTTGCATCCGCCCCACTCAGCAGCCCTCACCTCTCGCCATCTCCTTGGGTGAGAGAGCAGTCCCCATGCTCAGGAGACCATGAAAGCACGACCTTACAATGTTCCCTCTCGTACCACTTCAGCTGTGAGGACTAGCATGGTGGCCAGCCAGTGGACACTGGCTCCATCCATTGGCTCTGATGGGAAGTAGGCTTTAAGTGCAGTTCCACTCCCAGTCAGTACCCAGCCTGGCCCAGGGAAGCTAAATGATCCAACCGgaggaccaaattcggtgatgaatcctggtcacgtgccacctgaggcatgttgcgcatatgctaagaagcAGCAGCACCCACCTGCACCTGGGTGCCTGGACCTTGGGTTCTTCCTGAAGCTGTCTAGCGTAGGAGGAACACCTAatagttaaggcactggactgggactcaggagacccgcGTTCAATGCTAAATTTGGCTGCAGGCTGCTTGCGTGACcgagtcacttcacctcttctgtgcttcagttttcatctgtaaaacaggttgtgatggggtgtccagccCCCACATGAAGGTTAAACAAGTGGCGGTGCAGTACAGGGCCAAGGTCATGTTCCTCAGCAGCTGCCTATGGAGGACCACGGAGCTCTGTCAGGACAGCAAGATGGCAGAGAGGCTGCAGCCACAGAGGCAGAGCGCAATCCATGGGGCAAGGATCAGGACTGTAAGGCCTGGCCCAGAGGCCAGGGCCTGACCAGGAGGAACAACTGGACTCAGAGTGGGATAGGAAGCACCCCCCTCAGGTTTAGAAATGGCTGAGACTGAAAGAAAACTGAAGGGAAAACAGGGAAGGGGATcagccttccctgggctgcttccatGAGTAGCAGCCAGAAGGGACTGAGCCTCCGTTGCCTCTCCTCACCTTGGGCCAGGCCcagacctggtggagagggtgggtCCGGGTACCCCtatccttccttcctcccacagcCTACTGAGACACCCTGGAGGGCTTGGgcagaagggggaaaagaaacTAACTTGGCCATTGGGCCCCCGAGGCTATCCAGAAAAGCCCATCCCGAGACCTGGAGACTGTTTGGCTGCAGCCTGACCACTATGCCTGCTGGCCCCTGAGCAGTGCCCACTTTACAGGGATGATACTTCCTTAAACGGTAGGGTGGTGCGTGGCTCAAACCCAGTAATAATCATGAGGTACTCAGACGCTATGGCAAAGGCACCTAAGTAGATCAATTTGGTGCATTCACACTGTAGccctgaataaataaataaagctgaaCCAGTTGAGTTATTCTGACTTTTATTTCATTGCTGCTTAGTCCACACAGTCGGTATAAAAtcagaaaagcaaagcaaaaaaaccaataaaaaacaaacagaatgtctGGAGTCTTAGCATCAGAAGGCACCGTATATGAATCTACAGTAAAATGCCCATACAATTCATTGCCAGACACACCTCTGAAGCACAGAAAGAGGATTACAGAAGCCAGACTCCGGAGGATGAAGACCTGCGGGTTCCATCCAGAGATTTGTTTCTGCTACTCCTgaccatggggggaaaaaaaactggttATAAATGCTTTATTAAACAATAATACTAAGAGCAACTTGTCTAAGTACAAAAGCAGTTATAGACCACTTATATTACATAGAATTATTTATCATTTCTATCTTCTTTGTTTATCTCATAAAATTGTTAACTGAATTTCCAGTGAGTAAGGTTAAATGGCTAGTGATATAAGGAATGGCAAATAGATAGCACCATTTCACATATTTGGTATTTTATTTCATAGATATATATTGTTTTTGATTCTTTCCCATCTTTATCTACACGGcaaggaaaaaatacatttcaagGTCGTAGGCTACAGTTCTTGGGTGgtttgggtgtgtggggatgggtaTGTGAGAGTTTGTTATACACAAGGCCTAACACAGGAAAGCATTGGTGTTCTAAGGGGAAACTTCCAAAAGAAAAAGGGGTTAAGGTACACTTGTTTCAGTAAAATTTCAATGGACTTGGTAGGTAAAATTAAACGTGCCTACGTGACTTAGAAGCCCAAGTTCCCAACTGGGTGTGGTTGGCAAGttaatgggacttgggctcctacaTCACTTAGGtggtttgaaaatttggctctgtGCTCCTAAATTCCTGAGGCATGGTATTTATCGTGGCacttgtgggagggggcagatcctcagctgatgtaaatggacATCGCTCCATTCAAGCCACTGGAGCGACCCTGATTTACGCCATCTGGGGATCTGGTCTGAGTTGGGGTTTCTTTGGTGGGTTGCCTCGAGGTGGGAGTTTTCAAAGAGGATTCCATTCGCATTCAgggtaaaacaaaaacaaggaccCAAAAAATACTGCACTCTTGTTACACTGTTAGGAGTAATAGTTCTTTAGGCACTTTCTTTAGGCTTTAACACATAGCAGATGATCAACAAAAGCAAACAATACTATGTACATATATGTAAAAAGTGTTATAAATAGGTTTTTTAAACCATAGATACTATATACATCTTCAATTAACACAGTAACCCTTGGTGTGTttccttttggggtttttttggttgggtttttatttggggggtgggggtttggttaacttccccccccaccccaagttttGTCGTCTTTTCTTCCCCTGCCTCAATCCCCTCCATGGACGTCATGAGTGCCCTTGTCTCGCCCCCCCCCGGCCTCATGCTTCATTATTCGCGCTTCCTCAAGATGACGTAGATCACCCCGCTGATGACGGCCAGTGGGAAGGCAACCCAAGCCAGGATGTACGCAAAGCCGAAGGAGGTATCACTTGTGTCAGGCTGCCAGTCCGTGTGTCTCACAGTGAAGATGGCTGCGCCACTCATCACGCACAGGCCTAGGGAGAAGAAGTAAATATGGAACAAGCTGCACTGAGGATGCTCTGTGTAATGCAAGAGCTGCCCTTGCTTTCCTGGCCGGTGATGCTGGCAGGGACAATGCTGAACAACACTGATTAAACCCACCCATCCCACCTATAACTATGTGCCACAAACAGAGAAGCCTGATCAAAAATCTGGGTGTATGGGGATGcagctgaaaaaaacccaaaaacctgcTGTGGTTTAAGAATGTAGGAGTTGATCAGAGCTCTgcatttatttaagatttttggACTGACATAATCAAGCTTGGCAATCACACTCGTGAGACCTGCTCATGGAATCTGATCTATTAAAAGGCAATATCGTTTGTGTAACCTGTACTCTTGGGGGTGAACTTTCACTCCCAGgggtactcccactgaagttcatggGACGAAGTGCTTACCAGGGTGAGTAAGGGCTGCATAATCTAGCTAATGACCCCACCACAGCGTACTGTGCATGTTCCTCAtagacagctctgccaatgcgCCTCAATCCCGGTCTGCACCACTTGCCTATTTTACAATTCCCGAGCCTCTCTAAAGGAGAGATCACCCATCATGCCCACTTTTGGGATTTCCTCCAGCCAACTCCTGTTTCATGTGATCCAAGCCATGATTcaaacccagggtctgcaggGTGCATGAACCAACGTTCCAGCTACAGAACTAGGCCAGGAGGACACATTTTGTGTCTTGAGGAATTAAAGCTCATAGGAGGGTTAGATACCTCAAATGATTTCAATGGGCCTCAGATTTGATACATGGGGCATTCAATGTTCAGGTCTTTTCTCTGAGCAATATGGCAGGAACGCAGATTCATTTCCAAATTCTTGTGCCTTGTGTTAGGAGGGAGAGGCACAGAATTTCCCAAGGTCACTCCACACCTGCTGGTGCAGTGATGCAGAGAGCCATTCTGCATTTGAAATGGGCCCCTATCCAAGCTTATTTGGTAGAGGTGTGCTCTCGGTCTCCCCTTCTAGTCTCCTCCCCATGCTCTGTGATTGGCTCacagatgggggcaggagagaggaacaCAGTGTCCAAAGTACATCACTGCCACTCTGGGAAGAGTTTCTAACTGTCACGGGATGAGTACACTGTCTCTATTTCCCAGCTTCCCCAAGCTCAGGGCTGCCAAGGACCAAGCCTGTGAGTCCTGTGTTTACAGTGGGCCAGGCATGACCCCTCAATCACAGCATCGACCAACACTCCAGCAGTGTCGAAAAAATATCCACATCGGGGGCTGCAAAGTGCTCACACAAAGCCACCACTATCCCCCGCCAAATACAAGGGCTTTTAGTTGATCCCCGCAATTCCATTATCCATTCACGGTGCTATCGAAGCCAACTCTGTTCCAAATCTCTCCACCGGGCATCAGGACCACCTACAGCTAACCGCAGTGCTATTTGAGCTGTTATTTCACTTCACACTGCTCCTTTGTTCACAGAAAGTGCAGAAGTGGGAATATGTTTAATTAATAAGCTGCTGAATGCTGTTTCCATTTTCCAGGCACAGAAGAGAACTCCTACTGCACTGGCCCATGCAGAGAAAGCAAAATGATTGTCTCTTGACTCTGGTGGGATAGAAAACCAGCAAGCGACCATTCCAGAACCACCTACGGATGGTTAGAAATACTGCAGTCAATTGTCCATTGAAGGAATCTGGTAGAAGTGAAGAGATGACAATGACTGCGTTTCTCTTGGAGATACAGAATTAGTGATTCTGACCCTGGGAATATACTCCGGTGAGTAAATTTCAGGGTAGGGTATCAAGAGAGCTGGGGTATCTTTCCCGTTCTGATGCGTACCTTGTGCAACTCCTTTGGGGTTTGATTTTCAGCCACCTGATGGTGCCGTTCGGTGCACAAAGGCATGTGCATTTTTGTGAATACCGATCTTCCAAGAGGCACTGTGATGTCTTAATTCCCTGATGtctgaaaagcactttgagatccttagacaGACGGGCACGTAGACGTGCAAAGTACTGTAAGGTTATCCTGACCATACCTTGCCCTTGATACCCTATCTTCTGTAGCTCATGGTAGCCTGATGTGGCAACTACTAGGCTAGAACAGCCATGAACTAGGAAGAACTTTAAGTCTAGCCTCCCATTTGGGATAGCGCAGCGTGGGGAAAACTTGTATGCTGGGCTCTAGCCAACGTTCTCTTTTGGGAGCTTCAACACCAACATTCCCCTTGTATGGTCAGAGGAACTGTCCTTCAGAAAAAAGTTTAGCTTGAGTTCCTTGTCTGTTCTCACCAGTCTTTGAGTAGCAAGATAACTCTGGTACCCTGTCTACCATCCCCCTGTTGCACACGAGGTGTTCCAGCACGCAAAACGGTGTGCAAGCTGTTGCTGGGTGCAATAGCTGCGGTGTTTGCGTGCACAGCCACCTTTGCCTCTCAGGGCTTTGCAAAATGCCTTGAGATGCATGGAATGCAAGAGTCAGTCGGTAAAACCAGTCTGTATCTGACAGAGCCTGAGCCCCAAATTAGCCAAGTGTGCTGACTGCAGTCCTGGGCACtagggaacaaaaaaaaaaaaaaaagacaaatgaagtccagagaagaacaaaaatgataaaggggCTGGAAAGATGGACTTGCAAGCATTCTTTCAGTCTGCGGACAACCTGATTCTTCTTATACTTACACTGCATGTGGAATCCATCTAGAAATATTTGCAGCATGTAGACACCCATGATAGATAGGGAGGAGTTTTTAAGGGTCCGAATTAGGAATAACAGGGCTGAACTCACATCCAGGAATCTTTAGGCAGACagtcaggaaaagcttcctaacagTGAGATCTAGACGCCGGAATAATCTCCTAAAGGGAGGCTCACTGCATGGGTCCTAGGGAACATGCTCTAGGTGTAACCAGCACTGGCCCAGGCGGAGGGACTAGATATGAACTCGTAAGTCTTGTCTATCCCCAATGCCTACAATTCCGTGTGTTCCACGAGGCAGAGATACACGGAGGGACTATGGGCTGGGTCACCTCACCAGAAAGCAGCAGCAATGGTGAGAGACGAGCGTCTCCTCCCAGCTGAAAGGCCCTGCATGGATTGGAACCAGCGCAGCCGTTTGGGAACATCAGAGTTCCTGCACTTGACAGCCCACTGGCTTCAGCCTCAGCGCGGCTGAGGAGTCAGGCTCCACAAACAGAGGAGTTTACACTGTGGATCCTGGCCCTGCCAGGGTGACTCACCCAGTCAGTGGGTTGCCCTGGAAGCAGGATCATCTGAACAGACAGTGCCAGGGCTGAACGATGTGTCTGGGAAGAGATGTCTCCTCACCTCCCACAGAGGCACATTGCAGCAGCTCCACCCAGCCGCAATGGAATTTCCATCGCTCAAACTAGCCTTGCCAGAGACCTCTAGTAGGAAAGACAAAGGCAGGCGATGGCCCGTTCCTGAAGGGATCCTGAATCACGGCTCCTCAGGAGTCAAGCCAGGCCTTTCCAAGGCTATAGAGAGGGAGAGGACTAATATCCACAAAGACTGGATGCCACAGGAATTTGCTCTTTTGGCTTTAAACCCCAGCCCACCTTTTTTTGGTGCATGAGAAAATctgagaggagggcaaggggagACCACGACTGCTCAGCTCTGGACCAGACCGCTCTGAAGGAGCAGAGGACATGGATTCTAGCTGCTGTTTATTAACAGCTATCCTGAAATTCAGGATAATGAGGCCTAACAACTGCCCTGAGCTTCTCCATACAGAAGTAGGGGCACGCACTCAAGCTCTTATTGTATCCATTTCTTTTCAGCCTGTTGCTTCAACAGAGGCAGAGATGCTGACGGAGTTGAtttaggagctgctgccagcattTAGTTCCAGCCTAGTCCTCATACCCTCACTGTTGGCAGCGGTACCTGTAGTGCTGGGGAAGGACGTCctgtgtttatccacagaacaggtaggTGCAGACAACAGGGGTacaaacacccccaccccactgcccgcCCAAAAGCTGCCTCAACCCTGGCTTGGGCAAGAGGGGAGTTCAGTCGCTGTGGCCCATTCACTCCTTGCCTTCTTCTGGGACCTCAACAAGGAGCCCATCTGGCTGGATGTGGACTTGTGTCCACTAGGCAGTGGGCTCGGCCAGTTAACCGACACATACCCAACCAACCATCCCTTGAAGTCAAGGCTCCCATTCTCTTCAAAGGGCATCAGACCAGGCCCTTCGCCTCCTCCCTAGCTGCTGGTATGTTTGCATGCTGTGAAGAAGGGACTGGAAAAGTTTTTGATCCGGGCTGAGGCCAGGCGTGTGACTCAGAGAGGACATGGATAATTTGGATTACAGGCTCCAGGGTTAGGGTCAGATCCTTGCCTGCACTTACCGCTGCATGCAGGGCTTACTGCCCTGATCAGTCCTCTTACAGGGAAGGGGGCTAGCACAGCAGGAagccctctggctgggggtgtgaagGTGAGCTGTGTAGTCTGGCTGGACCCCAGGATCTGGTTCTAACCTCCAGTGGAAAGATACCCTTTTCCTTCTGCGTCTTGAACAGTGTTGAGCACATCATCTGCTCACCACCATCATTAACAGGCCATATCCCTGTGTGTGTCCCTGGAATCATCAAAACCTTtttcacccatgtgcagaatttGAAAGTCAGATACCAACAAGAGAACCACATCCAGAAAAACCCTGCCTGCAGAAATTACAAGCAGGAGAAAACAACTTTTTGGAGCAAACATAGCACAGGGCATACCACTCAATAAGGAGAGGGATGCCCACTGCGGTCAGAACTATTAGATCGATTCTCAATTGGAGAACTTCATTACTAATGTAGAGTGCGTGGTTAACTATCAATATCCATTTTCTTTACTTGAATCCAGAGCTGTAATGAGTTATTAGACACAGCCTCTTCCAGAGATCATTGCCCAATATAAGCTCACCACCTGCGTGAAGTCTTTCTACACAGGATGTGTAATAGGTTTCATACCATTCTTGCTACGTAGCTTTGCGCTAAACTTTTCCAAGTCCCTTCTTCGCAGCCTGCTCACTTGCCAGCCACTAAGGAGAGAATTCTAAAACTGAttgggagcctttccattaatCTCAGTGACCTCTGGATCACCTCCCAAGGTGCTTTTGGATCAGTGTGTCAAATAAAGCTCTGGCCAGCAAGGTGGCTTCTGCCCTTGAGTCTCATGCTCAGATTGTTCTCCTTTGGGAATATAAGTTTCACAAGAGCCTATTTGCATAATTTGGTTCTTTTTGATTTAACTCTTAGAAATCATCTGCATAATTCTATACTAGGCAACCTAACAGACCCCTCTGTGTTTATGGCATCTACGTCTGAACAAGAGCTGTACCTAactacatttaaaagaaacaggTTTTCAAAGCTGAACTATAGCTAAGACTTAGATGATGCAGCTGGATATGAAAAGCAGCTGGCTAATTTCGTGAGCTGTAGTGGCCCTGGCTGAGATGGAAAGCACTGTGTGTTCTATAAAGAACGTCTTCTGGGGAAGAAGTCACATGTCTCACGCTGTCAGTTTAGGAAGCCTGACTCCGTTCAGTATGAAATCTAGGAGAGGTGAGGTCCCTGGGGCAGCCTAACTCACTGCAGGCTGTCAGCATCCAGTCTCTCAGCTAAACAAAAGGAAGATGTAGCTACTGGGCCaaactcatccctgctgtaacagcACAGAAGTCTATGGAGTTGCCCCAGTGTCTCTGCAGACCCCAAAAGGTGAAGAAGAGGGCATTAATTGTGTGCCCAGCCTGAAATGCacaggggctgattttcagaggggctgagcacgtGTAATTCCCAGCAAATTAATTGGGAGTTAGCACCTATGAGGGCTGGTGCACTTGGGTAGAACCAGAAACCTCCGGGGCTAAAAGCAGAagctgctgcagcttgagctaaagccCTCTAGCAGGGACTATACCAGACTTCTAACCTCCGTGGATCTGGCACAGAGTGGGGACCATGTAACACACACGTATCAGTGGACTACAGACCTATGCgtctgaaggcagaattgagCCCTCCCATTCATGCTCTGTTCTCTTCAGTCATGTAGCGTAGGTGCCAACTCAGAGGCCTTCGCATTGCAGCTTCTAGAAAAGCCAATTCCCACTGCCCCAGTCCTAACCCCTTGTCAACTAAAACTAAGTAACAGCCAAACAGAGCCCTCTTTGTTATTCAAGAGCTTGCTTCTCGTCTGTCATTAGCCCTCATGCCTCCGCCCGAGAGTGTTTTCCCTTTACGTCCTCCGAGCCATCGCCCATTTATCACTCCCCACTTACCGGCAAGGATCTGGAAGATTCCAGTAATGTAAAACCGTCCACCCTTGGTGAGCGTAAACAGCTGGCAAAAGAATAGGAAC
The window above is part of the Natator depressus isolate rNatDep1 chromosome 14, rNatDep2.hap1, whole genome shotgun sequence genome. Proteins encoded here:
- the PMP22 gene encoding peripheral myelin protein 22 — its product is MLLLLLGIIVLHVAVLVLLFVSTIVSQWLIVNGRTADLWQNCSTLGDQSSFQCVTSSTNEWLQSVQAMMILSIIFSVLSLFLFFCQLFTLTKGGRFYITGIFQILAGLCVMSGAAIFTVRHTDWQPDTSDTSFGFAYILAWVAFPLAVISGVIYVILRKRE